In Longimicrobium terrae, the following proteins share a genomic window:
- the leuS gene encoding leucine--tRNA ligase: MSDSNHVTNSYHPAEIERKWQARWDERGTNAWTDEALRSAERPFYNLMMFPYPSAEGLHVGNIYAFTGADIFGRFKRLQGHQVFEPIGFDAFGIHSENFALKQGIHPTELIPRNVARFTTQLRRVGFMYDWSHTVDTTTPDYYRWTQWIFLQLYKAGLAEKKEAPVNWCPSCNTVLANEQVVGGECERCGTPVEMRFLSQWFFKITQFAGRLLENLETLDWSDTTRKAQQNWIGRSEGAELSFPIARRKVADDRHESAKIEAEKPVIRVFTTRPDTIFGATYMVLAPEHPLVDRITSDEQREAVDAYRRQVAATDLVTRRKTDKTKSGVWTGGNAVNPATGQEIPVWIADYVLMEYGTGAIMAVPGHDERDFEFATAFHLPIVRVVAGEGQDADTPLDEAYTGPGVLVNSGRLDGMGVIDGKRAATAWLAEMGLGEQRINYRLHDWTISRQRYWGPPIPILYCDECGIVPVPEDQLPVILPFIEDFKPDASGVSPLARHEEWYRTTCPTCGGAARRETDVSDTFLDSAWYFLRYPSAGDEQVPFDQEITKRWLPVDSYIGGNEHAVLHLLYSRFVTMALHDMGLIDFEEPFTRFRAHGLIVKDGGKMSKSKGNVIVPDDYIAEWGADTMRLYLMFIGPYQEGGDFREGGITGPYNFLSRLWDSVLSARELALDAGVEQKLHATIKKVTEDLEALSYNTAIAAMMEYLNVVRAGGRTPERAAVEPLVRLVAPFAPHMAEELWERLGNTESLWTSAKWPGYDASKAVADTVEFVVQVNGKVRARMPMARGIAEAEAREAALADENVQKWIEDKQVRKTIFVADRLVNLVVG, translated from the coding sequence ATGAGCGACAGCAACCACGTCACCAACAGCTACCATCCCGCCGAAATCGAGCGGAAGTGGCAGGCGCGCTGGGACGAGCGCGGCACCAACGCCTGGACCGACGAGGCGCTGCGCTCCGCCGAACGCCCCTTCTACAACCTGATGATGTTCCCGTACCCCAGCGCCGAAGGGCTGCACGTGGGGAACATCTACGCGTTCACCGGTGCCGACATCTTCGGCCGCTTCAAGCGGCTGCAGGGGCACCAGGTGTTCGAGCCCATCGGCTTTGACGCGTTCGGCATCCATAGTGAGAACTTCGCGCTCAAGCAGGGAATCCACCCCACGGAGCTGATTCCCCGCAACGTGGCGCGCTTCACCACGCAGCTGCGGCGCGTGGGCTTCATGTACGACTGGAGCCACACGGTCGACACTACCACGCCCGACTACTACCGCTGGACGCAGTGGATTTTTCTGCAGCTGTACAAGGCGGGGCTGGCGGAAAAGAAGGAGGCGCCGGTCAACTGGTGCCCGTCGTGCAACACGGTGCTGGCCAACGAGCAGGTGGTGGGCGGCGAGTGCGAGCGGTGCGGCACGCCGGTGGAGATGCGCTTTCTGTCGCAGTGGTTCTTCAAGATCACCCAGTTCGCCGGGCGTCTGCTGGAGAACCTGGAAACGCTGGACTGGAGCGACACCACCCGCAAGGCGCAGCAGAACTGGATCGGCCGCAGCGAGGGCGCCGAGCTCTCGTTCCCCATCGCGCGGCGCAAGGTGGCGGACGACCGTCACGAGTCCGCGAAGATCGAGGCCGAGAAGCCGGTGATCCGCGTCTTCACCACGCGCCCGGACACGATCTTCGGTGCCACATACATGGTGCTGGCGCCGGAGCATCCGCTGGTGGACCGCATCACGTCCGATGAACAGCGCGAGGCGGTGGACGCGTACCGCCGCCAGGTGGCCGCCACGGACCTGGTGACGCGCCGGAAGACGGATAAGACCAAGAGCGGCGTGTGGACCGGCGGCAACGCGGTGAATCCCGCCACCGGGCAGGAGATCCCCGTGTGGATCGCCGACTACGTGCTGATGGAGTACGGCACCGGCGCCATCATGGCCGTGCCCGGCCACGACGAGCGCGACTTCGAGTTCGCGACCGCGTTCCATCTGCCCATCGTCCGCGTGGTGGCGGGTGAGGGGCAGGATGCGGACACGCCGCTGGACGAGGCGTACACCGGCCCCGGCGTGCTGGTGAACAGCGGCCGGCTGGACGGGATGGGTGTCATCGACGGCAAGCGCGCGGCGACCGCGTGGCTGGCGGAAATGGGACTGGGCGAGCAGCGGATCAACTACCGCCTGCACGACTGGACCATCAGCCGCCAGCGCTACTGGGGGCCGCCCATCCCCATCCTGTACTGCGACGAGTGCGGCATCGTCCCCGTGCCGGAAGATCAGCTGCCGGTGATTCTGCCGTTCATCGAAGACTTCAAGCCGGACGCGAGCGGCGTCTCCCCGCTGGCGCGCCACGAGGAGTGGTACCGCACCACGTGCCCCACGTGCGGCGGTGCCGCGCGGCGGGAAACGGACGTGAGCGACACCTTTTTGGACAGCGCCTGGTACTTCCTGCGCTACCCGTCCGCGGGCGACGAGCAGGTGCCGTTCGACCAGGAGATTACGAAGCGCTGGCTGCCGGTGGACAGCTACATCGGCGGCAACGAGCACGCGGTGCTGCACCTGCTGTATTCGCGCTTCGTGACCATGGCGCTGCACGACATGGGGTTGATCGACTTCGAGGAGCCGTTCACCCGCTTCCGCGCGCACGGGCTGATCGTCAAGGACGGCGGCAAGATGAGCAAGTCCAAGGGGAACGTGATCGTCCCCGACGACTACATCGCCGAGTGGGGCGCCGACACCATGCGCCTGTACCTGATGTTCATCGGGCCGTACCAGGAGGGCGGCGACTTCCGCGAAGGCGGCATCACCGGGCCGTACAACTTCCTGAGCCGCCTGTGGGATTCGGTGCTGAGCGCGCGGGAGCTGGCGCTGGACGCCGGGGTGGAGCAGAAGCTGCACGCCACGATCAAGAAGGTGACGGAGGACCTGGAGGCGCTCAGCTACAACACCGCCATCGCGGCGATGATGGAGTACCTGAACGTGGTGCGCGCTGGCGGCCGCACGCCGGAGCGGGCCGCGGTGGAGCCGCTGGTTCGCCTCGTCGCGCCCTTCGCGCCGCACATGGCGGAGGAGCTGTGGGAGCGTCTGGGCAACACCGAGTCGCTGTGGACGTCGGCGAAGTGGCCGGGCTACGACGCGTCCAAGGCCGTGGCGGACACGGTGGAGTTCGTCGTTCAGGTGAACGGCAAGGTGCGCGCGCGCATGCCCATGGCCCGCGGCATCGCCGAGGCCGAGGCGCGCGAGGCGGCCCTGGCGGATGAGAACGTGCAGAAGTGGATCGAGGACAAGCAGGTCCGCAAGACGATCTTTGTCGCGGACCGCCTCGTGAATCTGGTGGTTGGATAG
- a CDS encoding cytidine deaminase, with protein sequence MTPVSESEPMDPQTAFALLRHAREARTHAYAPYSHFPVGAALLAEDGRVFTGCNVENAAYTVGNCAERVAIGKAVSEGARRFLAIAVAGPDDSVACTPCGACRQVISEFGPDLPVVMPDGPDRYKLTNMRELLPGAFGPASLAAAREGR encoded by the coding sequence TTGACCCCGGTTTCCGAATCCGAGCCCATGGACCCGCAGACGGCGTTCGCGCTGCTGCGGCACGCCCGCGAGGCGCGCACCCACGCGTACGCCCCGTACAGCCACTTTCCCGTCGGCGCCGCGCTGCTGGCGGAAGACGGGCGGGTGTTCACCGGGTGCAACGTCGAAAACGCCGCGTATACGGTGGGCAACTGCGCCGAACGCGTCGCCATCGGCAAGGCCGTCAGCGAGGGCGCCCGCCGCTTTCTGGCCATCGCCGTCGCCGGCCCGGACGACAGCGTGGCGTGCACCCCGTGCGGCGCCTGCCGCCAGGTGATCTCGGAGTTCGGCCCGGACCTGCCCGTGGTCATGCCCGACGGGCCGGACCGCTACAAGCTGACCAACATGCGCGAACTGCTCCCCGGCGCGTTCGGCCCGGCCAGCCTGGCGGCCGCGCGGGAGGGCCGGTGA
- a CDS encoding thymidine phosphorylase, translating into MSAPSAVELIERKKRGGELTPEELRGFLAGYVSGEIRDYQVASWLMAVCWRGMTERETLALTEAMVESGATLEWPGLDRPTVDKHSTGGVGDKTSVVLVPLMAAAGAAFVKMSGRGLGHTGGTLDKLEAIPGFRCELPLDKMRAQVLRIGAALVGQSGDLVPADKKLYALRDVTGTVDSIPLIAGSIMSKKLAGGARSIVLDVKWGSGAFMQTLDEARVLARTLVRIGEGAGRSTRAVLSSMRQPLGRAVGNALEIREAIDTLRGGGPADLWALTLELGAQLLEMSGLAPDEATARARLTELRDSGAGSRVLEQLIEAQHGDPRVVENPDILPAAPVVRPFTADAEGWIEAADARGIGDAALALGAGRRTKDDPVDPAVGIVVRARIGDRVQAGQPLADIHARTDADADAAIERLRTAFALSTAEVAAADDSYETIG; encoded by the coding sequence GTGAGCGCCCCGTCCGCGGTGGAGCTCATCGAGCGGAAGAAGCGCGGCGGCGAGCTGACGCCCGAGGAACTGCGCGGCTTTCTGGCCGGCTACGTATCCGGCGAAATCCGCGACTACCAGGTGGCGTCGTGGCTGATGGCCGTCTGCTGGCGCGGGATGACCGAGCGCGAAACCCTCGCCCTCACCGAGGCGATGGTGGAAAGCGGCGCCACGCTGGAGTGGCCGGGGCTGGACCGCCCCACCGTCGACAAGCACAGCACCGGCGGCGTGGGCGACAAGACTTCCGTCGTCCTCGTCCCGCTGATGGCGGCGGCGGGCGCGGCGTTCGTCAAGATGAGCGGACGCGGACTGGGCCACACGGGCGGCACGCTGGACAAGCTGGAGGCCATCCCCGGCTTCCGGTGCGAGCTGCCGCTGGACAAAATGCGCGCGCAGGTGCTGCGGATCGGCGCGGCGCTGGTGGGGCAGAGCGGCGACCTCGTCCCCGCGGACAAGAAGCTGTACGCGCTGCGCGACGTGACCGGCACGGTGGACAGCATTCCGCTCATCGCCGGCAGCATCATGTCCAAGAAGCTGGCGGGCGGCGCGCGCAGCATCGTGCTGGACGTAAAGTGGGGTTCCGGCGCGTTCATGCAGACGCTGGACGAGGCGCGCGTCCTGGCGCGGACGCTGGTGCGCATCGGCGAGGGCGCGGGACGGAGCACGCGGGCAGTGCTGAGCTCCATGCGCCAGCCGCTGGGCCGCGCCGTGGGCAACGCGCTGGAGATCCGCGAGGCGATCGACACGCTGCGCGGCGGCGGCCCGGCGGACCTGTGGGCGCTGACGCTGGAACTGGGCGCGCAGCTGCTGGAGATGAGCGGCCTGGCGCCGGATGAAGCGACCGCCCGCGCCCGGCTGACCGAACTGCGCGACTCCGGCGCGGGAAGCCGCGTGCTGGAGCAGCTGATCGAAGCGCAGCACGGCGATCCGCGCGTGGTGGAAAATCCCGACATCCTCCCCGCCGCCCCCGTGGTCCGTCCCTTCACGGCGGATGCGGAGGGATGGATCGAGGCCGCGGACGCGCGCGGCATCGGCGACGCGGCGCTGGCGCTGGGCGCGGGCCGGCGCACCAAGGATGATCCCGTCGATCCCGCCGTGGGCATCGTGGTGCGCGCGCGCATCGGCGACCGGGTGCAGGCGGGGCAGCCGCTGGCGGACATCCACGCCCGCACGGACGCGGACGCGGACGCCGCCATCGAACGACTGCGGACGGCCTTCGCGCTCTCCACCGCCGAAGTCGCCGCCGCGGACGACAGCTACGAGACGATCGGCTGA
- a CDS encoding DUF885 domain-containing protein, which yields MKRSTRWLGASCVLLAACAPAAQVPAGPAPAATPAATPGMTGPIAVPTIAANPADSLAAQVTSLANELMQRMLTRSPELATFIGLPGFRHDRLSDGSLPALARYQAEDDAFYRRVLALPTEPLAGRPEGVTLGFLREAAQSDAQGRVCRNELWSGVNQMLGWQVQLAQLAEVQPIGTDDLRAQALTRWHGLPNAIDTEIVNLREGLRMGYSAPKVNVRRVIQQLDALLATPAATSPFSSPATRDSTPAFRTALVGVVQTELYPAIRRYRDFIANEYLPAAREQIGVGNNPNGTDCYRAQVRSLTTLDVPAREIHQIGLDQMARIQAEMKTIARRSFNTDDVPALLERLRTDPQYLFHSRQEMMDYAGAAIARGKAAMPRYFGRLPRADVRIEPYPAFSEASQSGASYEQPADDGSRPGIYRLNTYEAEKQSKVGVESTAFHESIPGHHLQLAIAQERQNVHPLTRFMGNSGFAEGWGLYAERLADEMGLFSSDLDRLGLLSNEALRAARMVVDPGMHALGWSRQQAIDYMLRNTAENQGSVENEVDRYIGWPGQATAYMLGNLEIRRLREMAERELGPRFDIREFHDHVLQDGTVTLPMLRATIERWVAAKKAGA from the coding sequence ATGAAGCGATCCACACGCTGGCTCGGCGCCTCGTGCGTTCTGCTCGCGGCGTGCGCGCCCGCCGCGCAGGTGCCCGCCGGCCCGGCCCCCGCCGCTACGCCCGCAGCGACGCCGGGCATGACGGGGCCCATCGCCGTCCCCACCATCGCCGCCAACCCGGCGGATTCGCTCGCCGCCCAGGTCACCTCGCTGGCGAACGAGCTGATGCAGCGGATGCTGACCCGCAGCCCGGAACTCGCCACCTTCATTGGCCTTCCCGGATTCCGCCACGACCGGCTGAGCGATGGTTCGCTCCCCGCGCTCGCCCGCTACCAGGCGGAAGACGACGCCTTCTACCGCCGCGTGCTGGCGCTTCCGACGGAGCCGCTGGCGGGCCGGCCGGAGGGCGTCACCCTGGGCTTTCTGCGCGAGGCCGCGCAGAGCGACGCGCAGGGCCGCGTGTGCCGCAACGAGCTGTGGTCCGGCGTGAACCAGATGCTGGGCTGGCAGGTGCAGCTGGCGCAGCTGGCGGAGGTGCAGCCGATCGGGACGGACGACCTGCGCGCGCAGGCGCTCACCCGCTGGCACGGGCTTCCGAACGCCATCGACACGGAGATCGTGAACCTGCGCGAGGGGCTGCGGATGGGGTACAGCGCGCCCAAGGTGAACGTGCGCCGCGTAATTCAGCAGCTGGACGCGCTGCTGGCGACGCCGGCGGCCACCTCGCCCTTTTCGTCTCCCGCCACGCGCGACAGCACGCCGGCCTTCCGCACGGCACTGGTGGGCGTGGTGCAGACGGAGCTGTATCCCGCCATCCGGCGGTACCGCGACTTCATCGCGAACGAGTACCTGCCCGCCGCGCGCGAGCAGATCGGCGTGGGCAACAACCCGAACGGGACGGACTGCTACCGCGCGCAGGTGCGCTCGCTGACCACGCTGGACGTGCCGGCGCGTGAAATCCACCAGATCGGGCTGGACCAGATGGCCCGCATCCAGGCGGAGATGAAGACCATCGCCCGCCGCAGCTTCAACACGGACGACGTGCCGGCGCTGCTGGAGCGGCTGCGGACCGATCCCCAGTACCTGTTCCACTCGCGGCAGGAAATGATGGACTACGCCGGCGCGGCCATCGCCCGCGGCAAGGCGGCCATGCCCCGCTACTTCGGGCGCCTGCCCCGCGCGGACGTGCGCATCGAGCCGTATCCCGCCTTCTCGGAGGCGTCGCAGTCCGGCGCCAGCTACGAGCAGCCGGCCGACGACGGCTCGCGCCCTGGCATCTACCGGCTGAACACGTACGAGGCCGAGAAGCAGAGCAAGGTGGGCGTGGAGTCCACCGCGTTCCATGAGAGCATTCCGGGGCACCACCTGCAGCTGGCGATCGCGCAGGAGCGGCAGAACGTGCATCCGCTCACCCGCTTCATGGGCAACTCCGGCTTCGCGGAGGGATGGGGATTGTACGCAGAGCGGCTGGCGGATGAGATGGGGCTGTTTTCGTCGGACCTGGACCGCCTGGGGCTGCTGAGCAACGAGGCCCTGCGCGCCGCGCGGATGGTGGTGGATCCGGGGATGCACGCGCTGGGATGGAGCCGCCAGCAGGCCATCGACTACATGCTGCGCAACACGGCGGAGAATCAGGGTTCCGTGGAAAACGAAGTGGACCGCTACATCGGCTGGCCGGGCCAGGCGACGGCGTACATGCTGGGCAACCTGGAGATCCGCCGCCTGCGCGAGATGGCGGAGCGCGAGCTGGGCCCGCGCTTCGACATCCGCGAGTTCCACGACCACGTGCTGCAGGACGGCACGGTGACGCTGCCCATGCTGCGCGCGACGATCGAGCGGTGGGTGGCGGCAAAGAAGGCGGGGGCGTAA